A window of Haloarcula marismortui ATCC 43049 genomic DNA:
GTGGTACTAGGCTTCGTTTCTCGATAAAAAACCGCGGTCAGAAGGCGACCGCGCTGTCTCACGGCGCAAAGCGCCGTTCGACCTGAAATCGATTCCTCGCTACGCTCGGAATCGCTCCGTCGCGGGTCGTTCCTCCCCGTCGTCGGGCGGCGATGCTGCCCGACTGCCTGCGGGACCTACGGTCCCGCTCCGCTCCGGAATCTGAGGTCGCTTCGCGACCTCACGTTAGTCGTCAGCAGGTGCAGCGCCGCCGTCGTCGTGCTGCTGCTTCGTGTGCGAGAGTTTGCCACCGGCGGCGAGGATCTCGCGTTCGCGCTCGGAGGCGTCAAGCTGGCCAGTCGCTTCCCAGTCGTCGTTCACGCGGATGGTGAACTCCGTCTGGCCGGACTTGACGGCCTCGGCCGCGTCGTCGACGACTTCGATGTCGTCGCCTTCCTCGATCTTCTCGTAGGTCTCCTCGTCGATGGTGAGCGGGACGATACCGAAGTTGAACAGGTTCGCCTTGTGGATGCGGGCGAAGCTCTGTGCAAGAACGGTCTCGATACCCAGGTACATCGGGCACAGGGCCGCGTGTTCACGCGAGGACCCCTGACCGTAGTTCTCGCCAGCGACGAGTACGCCGCCGTCTGCTTCGAGTGCGCGCTCCGCGAACGTGTCGTCGACGCGCGAGAGCGTGAACTCGGAGAGCTTCGGGACGTTCGACCGGTACATCAGGATGTCCTGTGTGGCCGGGATGATGTGGTCCGTCGTGATGTTGTCCTCCATCTTCAGGAGGGCTTCACCACCGACTTCGGTCTCAAGCGGGTCCTTCAGCGGCACGTCGCCGATGTTCGGGCCCTTGATGAGTTCGTCGTCGACGGCGTTGTCCGGCGCGATGAGGTCCGATTCGGAGTTGCCGATGTACTGGTCGGGCATCTCCAGACCGGGTGCCTCGAGGTCGCCGAGTTCGTCGGCGAGGTCTCGCGGGTCAACGATTTCGCCTTTGATGGCCGCCGCGGTGGCGACTTCCGGCGAGCAGAGGTAGACGTTGTCGTCCTCGATACCGGAGCGACCCTCGAAGTTGCGGTTGAACGTCCGCAGGGAGACGGAATCGGAGGCCGGGACGTGACCGATGCCGATACAGGCACCACACGTCGCCTCGGAGAAGTTGACGCCAGCGGCCATCATCTCCGCGGTCCAGCCCTCGCGGGCCAGCATTTCGGAGGCCTGCTTGGAGCCGGGGGCGACGATCATCTCGGTCTTCTTGTCGATGTTGCGCCCTTCCAGCATCTTCGCGGCCGGGAGGATGTCCTCGTAGGCGCCGTTCGTACAGGAACCGATCATGACCTGCTCGACGTCGACGCCCTCGACCTCGGAGACCGGCACGACGTTGTCAGGCATGGACGGCTCGGCGATGAGCGGTTCGAGGTCCGAGAGGTCGACGACGATTTCGTCGGCGTACTCGGCATCCTCGT
This region includes:
- a CDS encoding aconitate hydratase, with the translated sequence MGQTLTEKILDDHLVEGELTPGEEIGIEIDQVLTQDTTGTLVWLQFEALGLEEVQTELAAQYCDHQTYQFDFKNTDDHRFLRSAAGTFGAHFSRPGNGICHNVHKENFAAPGKTMLGSDSHTPTPGGLGELAIGSGGLDVAVAMGGGAYYIEMPEVVNVRLEGELPEWATAKDVILELLRRLSVKGGVGKVLEYTGPGVETLTVPERTTITNMGTELGATSSIFPTDDQTKDYLERLGREDVFEDIGPDEDAEYADEIVVDLSDLEPLIAEPSMPDNVVPVSEVEGVDVEQVMIGSCTNGAYEDILPAAKMLEGRNIDKKTEMIVAPGSKQASEMLAREGWTAEMMAAGVNFSEATCGACIGIGHVPASDSVSLRTFNRNFEGRSGIEDDNVYLCSPEVATAAAIKGEIVDPRDLADELGDLEAPGLEMPDQYIGNSESDLIAPDNAVDDELIKGPNIGDVPLKDPLETEVGGEALLKMEDNITTDHIIPATQDILMYRSNVPKLSEFTLSRVDDTFAERALEADGGVLVAGENYGQGSSREHAALCPMYLGIETVLAQSFARIHKANLFNFGIVPLTIDEETYEKIEEGDDIEVVDDAAEAVKSGQTEFTIRVNDDWEATGQLDASEREREILAAGGKLSHTKQQHDDGGAAPADD